One segment of Nyctibius grandis isolate bNycGra1 chromosome 11, bNycGra1.pri, whole genome shotgun sequence DNA contains the following:
- the BBS4 gene encoding Bardet-Biedl syndrome 4 protein isoform X1 gives MAEPQAAPVSSLPAATEPPKPRSKKAPEVPILERRNWLIYLLYVRREYDECKAVIKEQLQESHGMCEYAVYVQALILRLEGKIQESLELFQTCSILNPRSADNLKQVARSLFLLGKHKAAIEVYNEAAKLDEKDWEISHNLGVCYTYLKHFNKARDQLNNALELNKHDLTYMMLGKIHLLEGETDKAIEVYKKAVEFSPENTDLLTTLGLLYLQLGDYQKAFEHLGNALTYDPGNYKATLAAGSMMQAHGDFDVALSKYRVVASTVPESPPLWNNIGMCFFGKKKYVAAISCLKRANYLAPFDWKILYNLGLVHLTMQQYASAFHFLSAAINFQPKMGELYMLLAVALTNLEDIENAKRSYEQAVALDKCNPLVNLNYAILLYNQGDKKGALCQYQEMEKKVNVVKESSTLDFDLEMVEVAQKMGAALQVGESLVWTKPSKESKSKQRAAPSGKSSSTQQPLGSNQALGQAMSSAAAFGRTMQLPSGSGASALLAKPPSLPLEPEPGSETSPEETSAPTGAEEQRKEKRKSRQAAD, from the exons ATGGCGGAGCCGCAGGCCGCACCG GTTTCTTCCTTGCCAGCGGCTACAGAACCTCCAAAACCCCGTTCTAAAAAAG CACCGGAGGTACCGATCCTAGAGAGGAGGAACTGGTTGATCTACCTGCTGTACGTTCGCAGAGAGTACGATGAGTGTAAG GCTGTCATCAAAGAGCAGCTCCAGGAGTCTCACGGGATGTGCGAATACGCGGTCTACGTTCAAG CTTTGATATTGCGCTTGGAGGGGAAAATTCAAGAATCTCTTGAACTTTTTCAGACGTGTTCCATTCTGAACCCTCGGAGCGCTGACAACCTCAAGCAGGTGGCACGATCGCT GTTTCTTTTGGGGAAGCACAAGGCAGCCATTGAAGTGTACAACGAAGCAGCTAAACTCGATGAAAAGGACTGG gagaTCAGTCACAACCTGGGTGTGTGCTACACGTACTTGAAACACTTCAACAAG GCACGAGACCAGCTAAACAATGCCCTGGAGCTCAACAAGCATGATCTGACTTACATGATGCTGGGGAAAATTCACCTCTTGGAGGGGGAGACGGATAAAGCCATTGAAGTCTATAAGAAAGCTGTAGA ATTTTCTCCAGAGAACACAGACCTCCTTACAACACTGGGGTTACTTTACTTGCAG ctTGGGGATTACCAGAAGGCTTTTGAACACCTTGGAAACGCGCTTACGTACGACCCAGGCAACTACAAG GCTACCTTGGCAGCTGGCAGCATGATGCAGGCCCATGGAGATTTTGACGTTGCCCTCTCCAAATACAGGGTGGTAGCCAGCACTGTGCCTGAAAGCCCCCCACTGTGGAACAACATTGGGATGTGCTTCTTCGGGAAGAAGAAATATGTAGCA GCTATCAGTTGCCTGAAGCGGGCAAACTACTTGGCTCCCTTTGACTGGAAGATCTTGTACAATTTGGGATTAGTCCACCTCACGATGCAGCAGTACGCGTCTGCTTTCCACTTCCTCAGCGCTGCCATCAACTTCCAGCCCAAGATGGGAGAGCTCTATATGCTCCTTGCAG TCGCTCTGACAAACCTTGAAGACATCGAGAATGCAAAACGTTCCTACGAGCAAGCTGTGGCGCTGGACAA gtgcaaccccctCGTCAACCTGAACTATGCCATCCTGCTGTACAACCAGGGCGACAAGAAGGGAGCCCTCTGCCAGTAccaggagatggagaagaagGTCAACGTGGTGAAGGAGAGCAGTACGCTTGACTTTGACCTTGAG ATGGTGGAGGTTGCCCAGAAGATGGGAGCTGCCCTGCAGGTTGGGGAGAGCCTGGTCTGGACTAAACCTTCTAAAGAGTCGAAATCCAAGCAGCGAGCTGCTCCGTCGGGGAAATCCTCCAGCACTCAGCAGCCTTTGGGCTCTAACCAGGCCCTGGGTCAAGCCATGTCCTCCGCTGCGGCGTTCGGGAGAACCATGCAGCTTCCCTCAG GATCTGGAGCATCAGCTCTGCTCGCAAAGCCTCCCTCACTGCCTCTGGAACCAGAACCGGGCTCAGAAACCAGCCCTGAGGAGACCTCGGCACCAACAGGGGCTGAGgaacagaggaaagagaagcGCAAGAGCCGGCAGGCAGCGGACTAG
- the BBS4 gene encoding Bardet-Biedl syndrome 4 protein isoform X2, producing the protein MAEPQAAPVSSLPAATEPPKPRSKKAPEVPILERRNWLIYLLYVRREYDECKTCSILNPRSADNLKQVARSLFLLGKHKAAIEVYNEAAKLDEKDWEISHNLGVCYTYLKHFNKARDQLNNALELNKHDLTYMMLGKIHLLEGETDKAIEVYKKAVEFSPENTDLLTTLGLLYLQLGDYQKAFEHLGNALTYDPGNYKATLAAGSMMQAHGDFDVALSKYRVVASTVPESPPLWNNIGMCFFGKKKYVAAISCLKRANYLAPFDWKILYNLGLVHLTMQQYASAFHFLSAAINFQPKMGELYMLLAVALTNLEDIENAKRSYEQAVALDKCNPLVNLNYAILLYNQGDKKGALCQYQEMEKKVNVVKESSTLDFDLEMVEVAQKMGAALQVGESLVWTKPSKESKSKQRAAPSGKSSSTQQPLGSNQALGQAMSSAAAFGRTMQLPSGSGASALLAKPPSLPLEPEPGSETSPEETSAPTGAEEQRKEKRKSRQAAD; encoded by the exons ATGGCGGAGCCGCAGGCCGCACCG GTTTCTTCCTTGCCAGCGGCTACAGAACCTCCAAAACCCCGTTCTAAAAAAG CACCGGAGGTACCGATCCTAGAGAGGAGGAACTGGTTGATCTACCTGCTGTACGTTCGCAGAGAGTACGATGAGTGTAAG ACGTGTTCCATTCTGAACCCTCGGAGCGCTGACAACCTCAAGCAGGTGGCACGATCGCT GTTTCTTTTGGGGAAGCACAAGGCAGCCATTGAAGTGTACAACGAAGCAGCTAAACTCGATGAAAAGGACTGG gagaTCAGTCACAACCTGGGTGTGTGCTACACGTACTTGAAACACTTCAACAAG GCACGAGACCAGCTAAACAATGCCCTGGAGCTCAACAAGCATGATCTGACTTACATGATGCTGGGGAAAATTCACCTCTTGGAGGGGGAGACGGATAAAGCCATTGAAGTCTATAAGAAAGCTGTAGA ATTTTCTCCAGAGAACACAGACCTCCTTACAACACTGGGGTTACTTTACTTGCAG ctTGGGGATTACCAGAAGGCTTTTGAACACCTTGGAAACGCGCTTACGTACGACCCAGGCAACTACAAG GCTACCTTGGCAGCTGGCAGCATGATGCAGGCCCATGGAGATTTTGACGTTGCCCTCTCCAAATACAGGGTGGTAGCCAGCACTGTGCCTGAAAGCCCCCCACTGTGGAACAACATTGGGATGTGCTTCTTCGGGAAGAAGAAATATGTAGCA GCTATCAGTTGCCTGAAGCGGGCAAACTACTTGGCTCCCTTTGACTGGAAGATCTTGTACAATTTGGGATTAGTCCACCTCACGATGCAGCAGTACGCGTCTGCTTTCCACTTCCTCAGCGCTGCCATCAACTTCCAGCCCAAGATGGGAGAGCTCTATATGCTCCTTGCAG TCGCTCTGACAAACCTTGAAGACATCGAGAATGCAAAACGTTCCTACGAGCAAGCTGTGGCGCTGGACAA gtgcaaccccctCGTCAACCTGAACTATGCCATCCTGCTGTACAACCAGGGCGACAAGAAGGGAGCCCTCTGCCAGTAccaggagatggagaagaagGTCAACGTGGTGAAGGAGAGCAGTACGCTTGACTTTGACCTTGAG ATGGTGGAGGTTGCCCAGAAGATGGGAGCTGCCCTGCAGGTTGGGGAGAGCCTGGTCTGGACTAAACCTTCTAAAGAGTCGAAATCCAAGCAGCGAGCTGCTCCGTCGGGGAAATCCTCCAGCACTCAGCAGCCTTTGGGCTCTAACCAGGCCCTGGGTCAAGCCATGTCCTCCGCTGCGGCGTTCGGGAGAACCATGCAGCTTCCCTCAG GATCTGGAGCATCAGCTCTGCTCGCAAAGCCTCCCTCACTGCCTCTGGAACCAGAACCGGGCTCAGAAACCAGCCCTGAGGAGACCTCGGCACCAACAGGGGCTGAGgaacagaggaaagagaagcGCAAGAGCCGGCAGGCAGCGGACTAG
- the BBS4 gene encoding Bardet-Biedl syndrome 4 protein isoform X3 produces MSVRLSSKSSSRSLTGCANTRSTFKTCSILNPRSADNLKQVARSLFLLGKHKAAIEVYNEAAKLDEKDWEISHNLGVCYTYLKHFNKARDQLNNALELNKHDLTYMMLGKIHLLEGETDKAIEVYKKAVEFSPENTDLLTTLGLLYLQLGDYQKAFEHLGNALTYDPGNYKATLAAGSMMQAHGDFDVALSKYRVVASTVPESPPLWNNIGMCFFGKKKYVAAISCLKRANYLAPFDWKILYNLGLVHLTMQQYASAFHFLSAAINFQPKMGELYMLLAVALTNLEDIENAKRSYEQAVALDKCNPLVNLNYAILLYNQGDKKGALCQYQEMEKKVNVVKESSTLDFDLEMVEVAQKMGAALQVGESLVWTKPSKESKSKQRAAPSGKSSSTQQPLGSNQALGQAMSSAAAFGRTMQLPSGSGASALLAKPPSLPLEPEPGSETSPEETSAPTGAEEQRKEKRKSRQAAD; encoded by the exons ATGAGTGTAAG GCTGTCATCAAAGAGCAGCTCCAGGAGTCTCACGGGATGTGCGAATACGCGGTCTACGTTCAAG ACGTGTTCCATTCTGAACCCTCGGAGCGCTGACAACCTCAAGCAGGTGGCACGATCGCT GTTTCTTTTGGGGAAGCACAAGGCAGCCATTGAAGTGTACAACGAAGCAGCTAAACTCGATGAAAAGGACTGG gagaTCAGTCACAACCTGGGTGTGTGCTACACGTACTTGAAACACTTCAACAAG GCACGAGACCAGCTAAACAATGCCCTGGAGCTCAACAAGCATGATCTGACTTACATGATGCTGGGGAAAATTCACCTCTTGGAGGGGGAGACGGATAAAGCCATTGAAGTCTATAAGAAAGCTGTAGA ATTTTCTCCAGAGAACACAGACCTCCTTACAACACTGGGGTTACTTTACTTGCAG ctTGGGGATTACCAGAAGGCTTTTGAACACCTTGGAAACGCGCTTACGTACGACCCAGGCAACTACAAG GCTACCTTGGCAGCTGGCAGCATGATGCAGGCCCATGGAGATTTTGACGTTGCCCTCTCCAAATACAGGGTGGTAGCCAGCACTGTGCCTGAAAGCCCCCCACTGTGGAACAACATTGGGATGTGCTTCTTCGGGAAGAAGAAATATGTAGCA GCTATCAGTTGCCTGAAGCGGGCAAACTACTTGGCTCCCTTTGACTGGAAGATCTTGTACAATTTGGGATTAGTCCACCTCACGATGCAGCAGTACGCGTCTGCTTTCCACTTCCTCAGCGCTGCCATCAACTTCCAGCCCAAGATGGGAGAGCTCTATATGCTCCTTGCAG TCGCTCTGACAAACCTTGAAGACATCGAGAATGCAAAACGTTCCTACGAGCAAGCTGTGGCGCTGGACAA gtgcaaccccctCGTCAACCTGAACTATGCCATCCTGCTGTACAACCAGGGCGACAAGAAGGGAGCCCTCTGCCAGTAccaggagatggagaagaagGTCAACGTGGTGAAGGAGAGCAGTACGCTTGACTTTGACCTTGAG ATGGTGGAGGTTGCCCAGAAGATGGGAGCTGCCCTGCAGGTTGGGGAGAGCCTGGTCTGGACTAAACCTTCTAAAGAGTCGAAATCCAAGCAGCGAGCTGCTCCGTCGGGGAAATCCTCCAGCACTCAGCAGCCTTTGGGCTCTAACCAGGCCCTGGGTCAAGCCATGTCCTCCGCTGCGGCGTTCGGGAGAACCATGCAGCTTCCCTCAG GATCTGGAGCATCAGCTCTGCTCGCAAAGCCTCCCTCACTGCCTCTGGAACCAGAACCGGGCTCAGAAACCAGCCCTGAGGAGACCTCGGCACCAACAGGGGCTGAGgaacagaggaaagagaagcGCAAGAGCCGGCAGGCAGCGGACTAG